In Populus trichocarpa isolate Nisqually-1 chromosome 12, P.trichocarpa_v4.1, whole genome shotgun sequence, a genomic segment contains:
- the LOC7486720 gene encoding uncharacterized protein LOC7486720, with protein MKRALLTNLSVCTRKLLLSPPRLNPNPSPSLAQLTVPTRSRLSRFYSSESDSSCEAIFTQTQKSNGSIEDADELSTQEIKRLVEKYYEGEDESLPLIFEAIIKRKLAGIPDEKLIEQLNLESPTNGFEDKEFDFDFEDKWSETDEDGDDLD; from the exons ATGAAGAGAGCTCTACTGACAAATCTCTCTGTCTGCACTCGAAAGCTCCTTCTATCTCCTCCCAGattaaaccctaaccctagccCATCACTTGCTCAACTCACTGTCCCCACTCGTTCTAGACTCAGCAGGTTCTACTCTTCTGAGTCTGACTCATCCTGTGAAGCAATATTTACCCAGACCCAGAAGTCGAATGGCTCCATTGAAGATGCTGATGAGCTCAGCACTCAAG AGATAAAAAGGCTGGTGGAGAAGTACTACGAAGGTGAAGATGAGTCACTACCATTGATTTTCGAAGCAATTATAAAGAGGAAGCTGGCAGGGATCCCGGATGAGAAGTTGATAGAACAACTTAATCTAGAATCTCCTACAAATGGTTTTGAGGACaaagaatttgattttgattttgaagataAATGGAGTGAAACTGATGAGGATGGTGATGACTTAGATTGA